In a genomic window of Seriola aureovittata isolate HTS-2021-v1 ecotype China chromosome 11, ASM2101889v1, whole genome shotgun sequence:
- the wu:fc50b12 gene encoding p53-induced death domain-containing protein 1 — translation MPNKAQEDAVINVKTLQEISSQLGFEWTVLAYELDFSRNEIGRFHTSSTEKSVQARTMLESWYERSWDKPNKTKLLQDGLERAGRRDLAERLRCLHWGHQKLSRRVELPSAFPFLITVHKTIHNQDALRRINDLNRRYT, via the exons ATGCCCAACAAAGCCCAAGAG gaTGCTGTAATCAACGTGAAGACACTGCAGGAGATTTCAAGTCAGCTTGGTTTTGAGTGGACAGTTTTGGCATACGAGCTTGACTTCAGCAGAAATGAGATAGGCCGGTTCCACACCAGCTCTACAGAGAAGAGTGTCCAGGCCAGAACCATGTTGGAAAGCTG GTATGAGAGGTCATGGGACAAACCCAATAAGACCAAGCTGCTGCAAGACGGTCTGGAGCGAGCAGGCAGGCGCGACCTGGCTGAAAGGCTGCGCTGCCTCCACTGGGGCCACCAGAAGCTGAGCCGCAGGGTGGAGCTGCCCTCCGCCTTCCCCTTCCTCATCACAGTGCATAAGACCATCCACAACCAAGACGCACTTCGCAGAATCAACGACCTCAACCGTAGATACACTTAA